A genomic stretch from Clavelina lepadiformis chromosome 5, kaClaLepa1.1, whole genome shotgun sequence includes:
- the LOC143458983 gene encoding phosphatidylinositol 4-kinase type 2-alpha-like isoform X1 codes for MAATNSDRNLIDFLTESTQPQCDTVLLPDKTIFSGAGITQIDLLGQTKIEQNMTDYVDGTETIELQQNSSTKSKGASQSTQPFCLTQNNNSVKMLTSEKYNAVEGETEAIKHNGQLSVDDLDLIVEANQLGQSEKTRVNVLVDKKEAPLHQIQETSIPSHSQILPDEVSRNSEAVSKHAVRHVRVDITSPSPPVLPSPKLPVPSSPCGENQPLLSRHRLDSEFINEFPEDPIFQGLVRAAEAAIDRGVYPVRIAQGSSGSYFVKDVDRKSIAVFKPKNEEPYGQLNPKWTKWMHKTCCPCCFGRDCLIPNQGYLSEAGASLIDSKLELNVVPKTKVVHLVSETFNYNAIDRAKSKTKKYTSEHFPAVGKRFHRIGLPPKVGSMQTFVEGYKDAEYWLRKFESESLPTDTYKEYQLQFERLVVLDYIIRNTDRGNDNWLIKYENPDIDDQQEDDITETDWSMVKRPIVTLAAIDNGLAFPFKHPDSWRAYPYHWCWLPEARTPFSDETKNLVLDKLSDINFVESLTMQLYELFSQDKGFDRTLFERQMSVMRGQILNMCQAMRAGKSPEQLVNMPPVVIEKTRELSLGGRLRTMTDHFTQTFHGRKPFFSWC; via the exons ATGGCGGCAACTAACTCGGATCGAAACTTAATCGACTTTCTCACAGAGTCTACTCAACCTCAATGTG ataCAGTTTTGCTTCCTGACAAGACAATTTTCTCTGGTGCAGGCATCACACAAATAGACCTGTTGGGGCAAACTAAAATAGAGCAG AACATGACAGATTATGTAGATGGAACAGAAACAATTGAATTGCAACAGAATTCAAGTACAAAATCG AAAGGAGCATCTCAAAGTACTCAACCTTTCTGTTTGACGCAAAATAACAACTCAGTCAAAATGCTTACCTCAGAGAAGTACAACGCTGTTGAAGGCGAAACTGAAGCCATAAAGCACAATGGTCAATTAAGTGTGGATGATTTGGATCTTATTGTTGAAGCAAATCAGTTGGGACAAAGTGAGAAAACAAGAGTAAATGTCCTTGTTGACAAGAAAGAAGCTCCGTTACACCAAATTCAG GAGACCTCAATTCCATCCCACAGTCAGATATTACCAGATGAAGTTTCCAGAAACAGTGAAGCAGTATCAAAACATGCCGTTCGACATGTAAGAGTGGACATCACTTCTCCATCACCTCCAGTTTTGCCTAGCCCCAAATTACCAGTGCCTTCATCACCTTGTGGTGAAAACCAACCTTTACTTTCTAGACA TCGACTTGACTCAGAATTTATAAATGAATTTCCTGAAGACCCAATATTTCAAGGGCTAGTTCGTGCAGCAGAAGCAGCTATTGACAGAGGGGTATACCCTGTAAGAATAGCTCAAGGTTCAAGCGGAAGTTATTTTGTCAAAGATGTAGATCGG AAAAGCATTGCAGTATTTAAACCTAAAAATGAAGAACCATACGGCCAGTTAAATCCAAAATGGACGAAATGGATGCACAAAACTTGCTGTCCATGTTGTTTTGGTCGAGATTGTCTCATCCCTAATCAAGGTTACCTTTCAGAAGCTGGAGCGTCATTAATAGATTCTAAACTGGAGTTAAACGTTGTTCCCAAGACCAAG GTTGTCCATTTGGTTAGCGAAACGTTTAACTACAACGCGATTGATCGTGCGAAATCGAAAACCAAGAAATACACATCCGAACATTTCCCAGCAGTTGGGAAACGTTTTCACAGAATTGGTCTTCCACCTAAG GTTGGTTCGATGCAAACTTTTGTGGAAGGTTATAAGGACGCCGAATATTGGCTCCGAAAATTCGAGTCCGAATCATTACCGACTGACACATACAAAGAATACCAACTCCAGTTTGAACGGCTTGTTGTACTGGATTATATTATTCGAAATACAG ATCGTGGCAACGACAATTGGTTGATCAAATACGAAAATCCGGACATCGATGACCAACAAGAAGACGATATAACCGAAACTGATTGGTCGATGGTGAAAAGGCCAATTGTGACGCTAGCGGCTATCGATAATGGATTAGCATTTCCTTTCAAGCATCCAGACTCATGGAGGGCAT ACCCATATCATTGGTGTTGGCTGCCTGAAGCTCGGACACCGTTTTCAGATGAAACAAAGAATCTTGTTCTGGACAAGCTGTCTGACATCAACTTTGTTGAATCGTTAACTATGCAACTTTATGAACTGTTTTCC caAGACAAAGGTTTCGATAGGACTCTATTCGAACGTCAAATGTCGGTAATGCGCGGTCAAATCTTAAACATGTGTCAAGCCATGCGTGCGGGAAAGTCACCAGAACAATTGGTTAACATGCCTCCGGTGGTGATTGAAAAGACTCGCGAACTGTCGCTGGGTGGCAGACTTCGTACAATGACTGATCATTTCACGCAGACCTTTCACGGCAGAAAGCCATTTTTTTCCTGGTGTTAA
- the LOC143458983 gene encoding phosphatidylinositol 4-kinase type 2-alpha-like isoform X2, translating into MAATNSDRNLIDFLTESTQPQCDTVLLPDKTIFSGAGITQIDLLGQTKIEQKGASQSTQPFCLTQNNNSVKMLTSEKYNAVEGETEAIKHNGQLSVDDLDLIVEANQLGQSEKTRVNVLVDKKEAPLHQIQETSIPSHSQILPDEVSRNSEAVSKHAVRHVRVDITSPSPPVLPSPKLPVPSSPCGENQPLLSRHRLDSEFINEFPEDPIFQGLVRAAEAAIDRGVYPVRIAQGSSGSYFVKDVDRKSIAVFKPKNEEPYGQLNPKWTKWMHKTCCPCCFGRDCLIPNQGYLSEAGASLIDSKLELNVVPKTKVVHLVSETFNYNAIDRAKSKTKKYTSEHFPAVGKRFHRIGLPPKVGSMQTFVEGYKDAEYWLRKFESESLPTDTYKEYQLQFERLVVLDYIIRNTDRGNDNWLIKYENPDIDDQQEDDITETDWSMVKRPIVTLAAIDNGLAFPFKHPDSWRAYPYHWCWLPEARTPFSDETKNLVLDKLSDINFVESLTMQLYELFSQDKGFDRTLFERQMSVMRGQILNMCQAMRAGKSPEQLVNMPPVVIEKTRELSLGGRLRTMTDHFTQTFHGRKPFFSWC; encoded by the exons ATGGCGGCAACTAACTCGGATCGAAACTTAATCGACTTTCTCACAGAGTCTACTCAACCTCAATGTG ataCAGTTTTGCTTCCTGACAAGACAATTTTCTCTGGTGCAGGCATCACACAAATAGACCTGTTGGGGCAAACTAAAATAGAGCAG AAAGGAGCATCTCAAAGTACTCAACCTTTCTGTTTGACGCAAAATAACAACTCAGTCAAAATGCTTACCTCAGAGAAGTACAACGCTGTTGAAGGCGAAACTGAAGCCATAAAGCACAATGGTCAATTAAGTGTGGATGATTTGGATCTTATTGTTGAAGCAAATCAGTTGGGACAAAGTGAGAAAACAAGAGTAAATGTCCTTGTTGACAAGAAAGAAGCTCCGTTACACCAAATTCAG GAGACCTCAATTCCATCCCACAGTCAGATATTACCAGATGAAGTTTCCAGAAACAGTGAAGCAGTATCAAAACATGCCGTTCGACATGTAAGAGTGGACATCACTTCTCCATCACCTCCAGTTTTGCCTAGCCCCAAATTACCAGTGCCTTCATCACCTTGTGGTGAAAACCAACCTTTACTTTCTAGACA TCGACTTGACTCAGAATTTATAAATGAATTTCCTGAAGACCCAATATTTCAAGGGCTAGTTCGTGCAGCAGAAGCAGCTATTGACAGAGGGGTATACCCTGTAAGAATAGCTCAAGGTTCAAGCGGAAGTTATTTTGTCAAAGATGTAGATCGG AAAAGCATTGCAGTATTTAAACCTAAAAATGAAGAACCATACGGCCAGTTAAATCCAAAATGGACGAAATGGATGCACAAAACTTGCTGTCCATGTTGTTTTGGTCGAGATTGTCTCATCCCTAATCAAGGTTACCTTTCAGAAGCTGGAGCGTCATTAATAGATTCTAAACTGGAGTTAAACGTTGTTCCCAAGACCAAG GTTGTCCATTTGGTTAGCGAAACGTTTAACTACAACGCGATTGATCGTGCGAAATCGAAAACCAAGAAATACACATCCGAACATTTCCCAGCAGTTGGGAAACGTTTTCACAGAATTGGTCTTCCACCTAAG GTTGGTTCGATGCAAACTTTTGTGGAAGGTTATAAGGACGCCGAATATTGGCTCCGAAAATTCGAGTCCGAATCATTACCGACTGACACATACAAAGAATACCAACTCCAGTTTGAACGGCTTGTTGTACTGGATTATATTATTCGAAATACAG ATCGTGGCAACGACAATTGGTTGATCAAATACGAAAATCCGGACATCGATGACCAACAAGAAGACGATATAACCGAAACTGATTGGTCGATGGTGAAAAGGCCAATTGTGACGCTAGCGGCTATCGATAATGGATTAGCATTTCCTTTCAAGCATCCAGACTCATGGAGGGCAT ACCCATATCATTGGTGTTGGCTGCCTGAAGCTCGGACACCGTTTTCAGATGAAACAAAGAATCTTGTTCTGGACAAGCTGTCTGACATCAACTTTGTTGAATCGTTAACTATGCAACTTTATGAACTGTTTTCC caAGACAAAGGTTTCGATAGGACTCTATTCGAACGTCAAATGTCGGTAATGCGCGGTCAAATCTTAAACATGTGTCAAGCCATGCGTGCGGGAAAGTCACCAGAACAATTGGTTAACATGCCTCCGGTGGTGATTGAAAAGACTCGCGAACTGTCGCTGGGTGGCAGACTTCGTACAATGACTGATCATTTCACGCAGACCTTTCACGGCAGAAAGCCATTTTTTTCCTGGTGTTAA
- the LOC143458983 gene encoding phosphatidylinositol 4-kinase type 2-alpha-like isoform X3, translating into MLTSEKYNAVEGETEAIKHNGQLSVDDLDLIVEANQLGQSEKTRVNVLVDKKEAPLHQIQETSIPSHSQILPDEVSRNSEAVSKHAVRHVRVDITSPSPPVLPSPKLPVPSSPCGENQPLLSRHRLDSEFINEFPEDPIFQGLVRAAEAAIDRGVYPVRIAQGSSGSYFVKDVDRKSIAVFKPKNEEPYGQLNPKWTKWMHKTCCPCCFGRDCLIPNQGYLSEAGASLIDSKLELNVVPKTKVVHLVSETFNYNAIDRAKSKTKKYTSEHFPAVGKRFHRIGLPPKVGSMQTFVEGYKDAEYWLRKFESESLPTDTYKEYQLQFERLVVLDYIIRNTDRGNDNWLIKYENPDIDDQQEDDITETDWSMVKRPIVTLAAIDNGLAFPFKHPDSWRAYPYHWCWLPEARTPFSDETKNLVLDKLSDINFVESLTMQLYELFSQDKGFDRTLFERQMSVMRGQILNMCQAMRAGKSPEQLVNMPPVVIEKTRELSLGGRLRTMTDHFTQTFHGRKPFFSWC; encoded by the exons ATGCTTACCTCAGAGAAGTACAACGCTGTTGAAGGCGAAACTGAAGCCATAAAGCACAATGGTCAATTAAGTGTGGATGATTTGGATCTTATTGTTGAAGCAAATCAGTTGGGACAAAGTGAGAAAACAAGAGTAAATGTCCTTGTTGACAAGAAAGAAGCTCCGTTACACCAAATTCAG GAGACCTCAATTCCATCCCACAGTCAGATATTACCAGATGAAGTTTCCAGAAACAGTGAAGCAGTATCAAAACATGCCGTTCGACATGTAAGAGTGGACATCACTTCTCCATCACCTCCAGTTTTGCCTAGCCCCAAATTACCAGTGCCTTCATCACCTTGTGGTGAAAACCAACCTTTACTTTCTAGACA TCGACTTGACTCAGAATTTATAAATGAATTTCCTGAAGACCCAATATTTCAAGGGCTAGTTCGTGCAGCAGAAGCAGCTATTGACAGAGGGGTATACCCTGTAAGAATAGCTCAAGGTTCAAGCGGAAGTTATTTTGTCAAAGATGTAGATCGG AAAAGCATTGCAGTATTTAAACCTAAAAATGAAGAACCATACGGCCAGTTAAATCCAAAATGGACGAAATGGATGCACAAAACTTGCTGTCCATGTTGTTTTGGTCGAGATTGTCTCATCCCTAATCAAGGTTACCTTTCAGAAGCTGGAGCGTCATTAATAGATTCTAAACTGGAGTTAAACGTTGTTCCCAAGACCAAG GTTGTCCATTTGGTTAGCGAAACGTTTAACTACAACGCGATTGATCGTGCGAAATCGAAAACCAAGAAATACACATCCGAACATTTCCCAGCAGTTGGGAAACGTTTTCACAGAATTGGTCTTCCACCTAAG GTTGGTTCGATGCAAACTTTTGTGGAAGGTTATAAGGACGCCGAATATTGGCTCCGAAAATTCGAGTCCGAATCATTACCGACTGACACATACAAAGAATACCAACTCCAGTTTGAACGGCTTGTTGTACTGGATTATATTATTCGAAATACAG ATCGTGGCAACGACAATTGGTTGATCAAATACGAAAATCCGGACATCGATGACCAACAAGAAGACGATATAACCGAAACTGATTGGTCGATGGTGAAAAGGCCAATTGTGACGCTAGCGGCTATCGATAATGGATTAGCATTTCCTTTCAAGCATCCAGACTCATGGAGGGCAT ACCCATATCATTGGTGTTGGCTGCCTGAAGCTCGGACACCGTTTTCAGATGAAACAAAGAATCTTGTTCTGGACAAGCTGTCTGACATCAACTTTGTTGAATCGTTAACTATGCAACTTTATGAACTGTTTTCC caAGACAAAGGTTTCGATAGGACTCTATTCGAACGTCAAATGTCGGTAATGCGCGGTCAAATCTTAAACATGTGTCAAGCCATGCGTGCGGGAAAGTCACCAGAACAATTGGTTAACATGCCTCCGGTGGTGATTGAAAAGACTCGCGAACTGTCGCTGGGTGGCAGACTTCGTACAATGACTGATCATTTCACGCAGACCTTTCACGGCAGAAAGCCATTTTTTTCCTGGTGTTAA